A region of the Bacteroidota bacterium genome:
TGGAGTCGGAGTATTTATCTAATATGTAGGATACAGCTTTTTCAAAATTTACTTTATTTTGTTTAAATTCTAATATGCAATTTTTTTCATCACTTTTTAATTCTACGAATGTATGAATTTCTCGGACGATAAAAAATAAAATAATTAATAGGATAAATCCCCAAAATAATTTAGGAAGCATATTTAAACAATTAAGGCAACCAAAAATACCGAAAACTCCACAATTCCATGCACATTCACATTTTGTTTTCAAATTTAGCTGCATACTTGTTGTCACGGATTCACCCCATTGCGTTGTCGTGGAGTTTCCAACTCCAGACGCCACCCCGGTTCCCAACCGGATTAATTAAATATTTTATCGATTACTTTTATTAATTCGTTAATATGAAATTTCGGAGCATTGTGTCACCCCTAACGGGGTTCAATGGGTTTTCGTTTTTCATGGTACTAAAATAATGGAACCCCTAAAGGGGTAATTGCATTTATCTTCAATTTTGCTGTTATTGATTTGGAGTTTCAATCTGTTCCATGATCCTACATTTGAAATTATGTCCCCGACAAAAATTTCAAATGAATTGCGTTGTCGTGGAGTTTCCAACTCCAGACGCCACCCCGGTTTCCAACCGAAATGAGAAAAAAGAAATATCTTTAATCAATAAACTAAAACTAATGTCACAACAACCCATTTCTATTCGTCCTTTTATTGGCAGCATCGACTTTGACCTGTCGCGGAACTTTTATCGTGATTTTGGGATGCAGGAGGTTGTGTTGTCAGATAATATGTCGTTGTTTACCATGGGTGCGGTTGGGTTTTATTTACAAAAGGCTTATGTAAAAGACTGGGTGGATAATACCATGGTATTTTTAGAAGTGACCGATGTGCAAGAATTTTGGGAAACGGTAAACGAACTGGGTATGCAGGAAAAATATCCTACGGTAAAAATACTTCCCATTCGCAGTTTAGATTGGGGCAGCGAGTTTTTTGTGCATGATCCTGCCGGTGTGTTATGGCATATTGGAGCGTTTAATAAAACGGTTTAAATGATGTTTGAAACACAATTTCCATCACAATTACAATTGCGTATCGACTGGAGTGAGTTAGATTATTTCGGGCATGTAAATAATGTGAGTTTTTTTAAATACATACAAGCTGCAAGAGTAAATTATTGGGACCAAATCGGCATCACAGAGCAACATCTTGATACCAATATCGGCCCGATGCTGGCATCCTGCAACTGCGATTTTAAATTGCCTTTATTTTACCCCGGCAACTGCAGCATCATCACCGGTTTAGCCTTCATAAAAACCACCAGCTTCGGCTTTCACCACAAAATTCTCAACGCCAAGGGCCAACTCGCCGCCGAAGCAAAAGACGTAATGGTGATGTATAATTTTAATAAAAATGAAAAAGTGGAAATTACTGAAACGTTAAGAAACAAATTTTATGTTTTTGAAAATTTCGAAACAAAAAAATAATTTTATTCAAAACAACAACATATGAAAAAAACCTTCATCATCATTCTCCTGATACTAAACCTAATGGTTTTCGCCGGCCAAGTTTACCCCGCAGGCGCACCACCTTTCGCTACTACAGTTAATATCATCACCGTTGCACTAAATATTATTTTTTTATTACTCATTGTGTTTAAGAAAAAAAATAAATAACCAACTACAACCGCACCCTAAACCAAAATTTGTTCATTATTAATTAGATTCCGCTCGAAAACAACAACAGAGCTTTAAATTCCTATAAAGGAAGTGATGAAATAAAAATGTGGTTGTTAGAAAAAGGTATCAATTAAAAATAAAAACAAAATTCTTGCTCTAAACCCACCGCGTAGCTTTACCTTCCTGCTAAGGAAGGGGTGAAACGTTTATAGCAAACCCGACCCTTTAAGAATCAGTAGAACCGCGTAGCTTGACCTTCCTGATAAGGAAGGGGTGAAACAAAAATTACCTTTTTAGAAAAGTGTATCAATCAAAAATAAAAATTAAATACTCGCACGAAACCAACCGCATCGCTTTACCTTCCTGGTAAGGTAGGGGTGAAATATTGGTAGCAGACCGCATCCTTCTTAGAATCAGCAAAACTGCGTAGCTGTGAAACAAAAATGCCATTGTTAGAAAATGTATCAATCACCAATCCATATCAAATCAATAAACAAAACCCTAAACCGCAACAACCTTTTTCAATTTCGTATCCCACCATTCGTCAAAACGAATCACTTCATAACTGCGTGGGTTCCAAAAATATTTATCCTTACCATCTCTCAACAATTGCAGCGATTCTGCTTGTTTTTGGTTGACAAGTTTGAAATCAAAATTATCCTTAATTAACCTATTCATAATTAGCAAAAACAACTTTGGACGACTAACATTCTCTTTTGTAATCTTACTTAACTGTTTCCTAAAGGTGTCCAGACGATAAGGTAATGCATCATAATTTTCTAACTCAACCAAACTCATAATTTCTAAAATACGATAACCCAATGCCCAACCTGTTTTATCTGTTTTCAAAAAACTTTGCCTTTTTAATGTTGTTAACACTTTTTTATAATCTTTAAACGCAAATTCTACAGTTGCTGAGAAAAAAAGCCATTTAGAATAAGGGAAAGTGCCAGGCTTTACAGCTTTAATATTTTTAACGTAAGTTACAATTTCATTTGCATTTTCATATTTTTTATTAAAAAATAACTTAAAAAATTAATTCATACATCAAAATTTGATTGGGGCTATCTTTATAAAAAAATCTAAGCCCTTTTCTGAATAACTAATAGCCTTACTGTATTTTCTCGTATGCAAGTAATGGTCTGCAATCATCATGTGAGCACCACCATTATTGTCACTAGTATTTAAAATTGGGTTTGTTTGAATAAAATTAAGAAATTCCAAAGCATATTTTTTCCACTCTGGTAAATCTTGAGATTCCCGATTGAAATTAATTTTACTCCTCAGAAAAAAATATTGTAAACGGGATAAATCACTCCGCTCAGAAAGTTCACCTAATTTATCAATGGCAATTTTCGCGGATTCTATTCTTGAATTTGTTGAATTTGCCTTAAATAATGTTGGAAATGACGACTGCTTAAAAAAGTCGGTACCCCAAAATAAATCATCAGCTTTACTTAGACCTGAAATCCCTTGAGAGCGCTTTTTTGTAGGCACCTGGTCCTTGCCTGATAGTGTGACCATTTAAAATAATATCATTTATGACAACCAGGTCATTTACTAACTCAAATTTGTTGCTAACCTTTTGCTTTCAAAATTGTCTCAGTAGCTTGTTCTCGCAAATTCCTATCCTCCAAAATATCCATTTCTAATAACATAAAATGTATTTTATGCCTTGTCTTAAAGTATTTGGTATTAAAAATTTTATCCTTCCCCTCAACAATAAGGATTTTCATGATATCCTCCTGTAACCGTGATTTGAGCATACTAAAAGCAGCATTATTCGGTTTTCCCATCAATTTTGCTGCCTCAATGTCACTAATATTCTTATTTACAAGTGCAATTTCAAATAATTTTATTTTTAAATTGTGCTCAATTTTTGCACTTATGGAGTAGTACTTCCGGATTAATTTCACCTCAGAGGCACTTAAACTGTTAACTAGTTGTGTTATTTTTTTCATAGTTTTGACATTGTTAATCCAATAGTTCAATCTATTTTTGCGTAAGTAATCCTACCCACACACGCAATTAGCTGTATTTATTTACATTTTTTAGTGTTGTTTATTCCTTCCAATATTGTTGTTTGCCCTTAAGCAATTTCAGCACGTATTCATTTTTTTAACCAACAATAAACTCAACACTATGGCAATCATTATTTCAATCCTGATGTCCCTCGGAATCATTTCTAACTCTGGTAACACTACATCTCATTCACACCACACTGGTATTTATGATACCAAACATACTACTGACTATTCCGCTTCAAGCCGCGGAAATATTGAGTGGGACGAAAATCATTGATTGAATTTTCACCATACCTCTCAAAGGTAAAACCTCTTGTAAAAACTACATAGGGGAAAGGTAAATTTATTTCTGTTAAATTTTTAACGGGTTTATACACGTATGTCCTTGAAAATCAGGGAGATATGGAATTGCTATGTACGAAAAGTTCTGTTAAATGAATAGCTTTTTTTCCTTGCCTCGTGTTGTAGATTGCCTGACCTTAGCATCGGATTAACAAACAGCTAATTTTTAAACGGGTAGTTTTTTTAACGAACTAAAAACCAACAACGGGTATATGTTACACACACTACAACGAAACGAATCCCTCAAAGGCGATATGCTTGCACCGATCAAGTCATCGCTGACGCGCATTTACTGCGACACCGACGGGTGGAAGTTGTACAACAAGTACAACTGGGGAAACAAATGTTACGACAT
Encoded here:
- a CDS encoding acyl-CoA thioesterase, producing MFETQFPSQLQLRIDWSELDYFGHVNNVSFFKYIQAARVNYWDQIGITEQHLDTNIGPMLASCNCDFKLPLFYPGNCSIITGLAFIKTTSFGFHHKILNAKGQLAAEAKDVMVMYNFNKNEKVEITETLRNKFYVFENFETKK
- a CDS encoding glyoxalase, giving the protein MSQQPISIRPFIGSIDFDLSRNFYRDFGMQEVVLSDNMSLFTMGAVGFYLQKAYVKDWVDNTMVFLEVTDVQEFWETVNELGMQEKYPTVKILPIRSLDWGSEFFVHDPAGVLWHIGAFNKTV